The Saprospiraceae bacterium genome includes a window with the following:
- a CDS encoding TonB-dependent receptor: MYRILTSVIVFVFTGLFSVIFAQGYSVKGVVKDQKGEGIAFATIILKSALDSSMVKADITDESGAFLIEQVRQNSYFAEAGYIGMTDFRTEVFTVSNAPVTIPEIILIENAKQLEEVVVTAARALVEVKSDRTVFNVQGTINSAGENGLNLLRKAPGVLVDNNDNISVLGRSGVLIYVDGKRVPLTGDDLSNYLQNLSSEQIDKIDIITNPGSKYEAQGNAGIIDIRLKRDKNLGSNGSVSGSFGHGKYGQGNLNANGNYRNKVLNSFGGVGYNKGTRWNILNFDTYQNSFRLQEINKSTADYEGWNGRWGTDFFISKKSTIGFLVGAQTNKTWRKSDNNTDISNQIRPNEIDSILTAPNTADQNRKQATFNVNYAFESGSNKLNIDLDYGTFETDADNFQPNLYYNPERTEIISRNITSYNTPVKIDIATAKIDYETNFLGGNLGVGTKFSNVNSDNTFLFYNILNDISTINNRRSNQFEYSENVLAGYMNYSRTLSAKWNASAGLRVENTDATGNLTAFSPELEEDPVDFNYTSFFPSAGVTYQLTPEHVYSLNYGRRINRPDYNVLNPFREQLSELSYSKGNKLLQPEIVNNVELGYTLKYRYTFKLAYSNTSNQITRLIGPDELDPRAGFISWDNLASQKLYSFNVSLPVDITKWWNAYMNFGATYTDNQADYGDGRVVDVQAGSYNIFQQHTFSLGKKWKGEISGWYSGPGVWGGVFLFDPSYSLNLGLQRKFLSDKLNVRISANDITFQSGWSGVSNFNGQLGYGNGNWDSRRASVSISYDLGNSNVKSRKRNIGIENESKRVGS; this comes from the coding sequence ATGTACAGAATATTAACTTCGGTTATAGTTTTTGTTTTCACAGGACTATTTTCAGTCATTTTTGCGCAGGGATATTCTGTAAAAGGAGTTGTTAAAGACCAAAAAGGTGAAGGTATTGCATTTGCAACAATCATCCTGAAATCTGCCTTAGATAGCAGTATGGTCAAGGCTGACATCACTGATGAATCTGGTGCTTTTCTGATTGAACAAGTGAGACAGAATAGTTATTTTGCAGAAGCAGGTTATATAGGAATGACAGATTTCCGAACAGAAGTTTTTACGGTCAGTAACGCACCTGTTACTATTCCGGAAATCATACTTATTGAGAATGCAAAACAACTGGAAGAAGTTGTTGTGACTGCTGCGAGAGCATTGGTAGAAGTAAAGTCGGACCGTACCGTTTTTAATGTACAGGGCACCATCAATTCTGCAGGTGAAAACGGATTGAATCTTTTGCGTAAAGCACCCGGTGTTTTAGTTGACAACAATGATAATATTTCGGTTCTCGGCAGATCAGGGGTATTGATATATGTGGATGGAAAAAGAGTGCCACTCACAGGAGACGACCTTTCTAACTATCTGCAAAATCTGTCATCAGAACAGATTGATAAAATTGATATCATCACCAATCCGGGATCAAAATATGAAGCACAAGGGAATGCCGGTATCATTGACATTCGGCTCAAAAGGGATAAAAATCTCGGAAGTAATGGTTCTGTCAGTGGTAGTTTCGGACACGGAAAATATGGGCAGGGAAATCTGAATGCCAATGGCAATTATCGTAACAAAGTCCTGAATAGTTTTGGGGGTGTCGGGTATAATAAAGGCACACGGTGGAATATACTCAATTTTGATACATATCAGAATAGTTTCAGACTTCAGGAGATTAATAAATCGACTGCAGATTATGAAGGATGGAATGGTAGGTGGGGCACAGATTTTTTCATCAGTAAAAAAAGTACAATCGGATTTTTGGTAGGAGCGCAGACAAACAAGACCTGGCGAAAGAGTGATAATAATACGGATATTTCCAATCAGATACGACCGAATGAAATTGATAGTATTCTGACCGCTCCAAATACCGCAGACCAAAACAGAAAACAAGCGACATTTAATGTGAATTATGCATTTGAATCTGGAAGTAATAAATTGAATATTGATCTGGATTACGGAACTTTTGAAACGGATGCTGATAATTTTCAGCCCAATTTGTATTATAATCCCGAGCGGACAGAAATAATCAGCAGAAATATTACTTCTTACAATACGCCGGTTAAAATAGATATTGCCACAGCAAAAATTGATTATGAAACAAATTTTTTGGGTGGGAATCTCGGAGTAGGGACTAAATTCAGCAATGTAAATTCAGATAACACATTTTTGTTTTACAATATACTGAATGATATTTCAACAATCAATAATCGACGTTCCAATCAGTTTGAATATTCAGAAAATGTCCTGGCCGGCTACATGAACTACAGCCGTACTCTTTCTGCAAAATGGAATGCTTCGGCAGGATTGAGAGTTGAAAATACAGATGCAACCGGTAATCTGACGGCATTTTCTCCCGAACTCGAAGAAGATCCGGTAGATTTTAATTACACCAGTTTTTTCCCTTCAGCCGGAGTGACTTACCAGCTCACACCTGAGCATGTATATTCTCTTAATTATGGCAGACGAATCAACAGACCGGATTATAATGTACTAAACCCATTCAGAGAACAACTCAGCGAATTGTCTTACAGCAAAGGCAATAAATTGTTGCAGCCTGAGATTGTAAATAATGTAGAATTGGGCTATACCTTAAAATATCGTTATACTTTTAAACTGGCTTACAGCAATACTTCCAATCAGATAACCAGGCTAATCGGTCCGGATGAACTGGATCCACGTGCAGGCTTTATCAGTTGGGATAATCTTGCATCACAAAAATTATACAGTTTTAATGTATCTCTTCCGGTAGATATAACAAAATGGTGGAATGCTTACATGAATTTTGGTGCAACCTATACGGATAATCAGGCAGATTACGGAGATGGACGAGTGGTCGATGTACAGGCAGGATCGTACAATATTTTCCAGCAGCATACTTTCAGTCTGGGCAAGAAATGGAAGGGCGAAATATCAGGATGGTATTCAGGTCCGGGCGTATGGGGAGGTGTATTTCTTTTTGACCCAAGCTACAGTCTTAACCTTGGTTTGCAACGCAAATTCTTGTCTGACAAACTGAATGTGCGTATCAGTGCGAATGATATTACTTTCCAAAGTGGTTGGAGCGGAGTTTCTAATTTTAACGGACAGCTTGGCTATGGGAACGGAAATTGGGATAGCCGCAGAGCGTCCGTCAGCATTAGTTACGATCTGGGCAACAGCAACGTAAAATCAAGAAAACGTAATATCGGTATCGAAAATGAAAGTAAACGTGTAGGCAGTTAG
- a CDS encoding glycosyltransferase family 9 protein — protein MIIPKHILISRTDSIGDVMLTLPLCAALKSHFPDAKLTFLGQNYTKPVLECCPFIDEIICWDDIEVKNKKEQNSFVKSLNIDVVLHVFPDRKIARLLAKTNVKYRVGTAGRWFHLLYCNRPVKMSRKKSELHEAQLNFKLLSPLGIYEIPSVENLTRMQVFKAPELKSVPDVFQKIARDKFNLILHPFSKGSAREWGIERFIQLTELLPVEKFNIFISGTADDLAKIEALNIAFRPNVHNIMGQMTLKEFISFIDKCNGFVGASTGPLHIAAMSGKKLLWDSMYH, from the coding sequence ATGATTATTCCAAAGCATATATTAATATCCAGAACAGACAGTATCGGCGATGTTATGCTTACTTTGCCATTATGTGCAGCATTGAAAAGTCATTTTCCGGATGCAAAGTTGACTTTTTTAGGTCAGAATTATACAAAACCCGTATTGGAATGTTGTCCGTTTATTGATGAAATCATATGTTGGGATGATATTGAAGTTAAAAACAAAAAGGAACAAAATTCATTTGTTAAATCTTTGAATATTGATGTGGTTTTACATGTCTTTCCGGACAGAAAAATAGCCAGACTTCTTGCAAAAACGAATGTAAAATATAGGGTAGGAACAGCTGGCAGATGGTTTCATTTATTGTATTGCAACAGGCCTGTAAAAATGTCCAGGAAAAAATCTGAGCTGCACGAAGCACAGCTCAATTTTAAACTGTTGAGCCCATTGGGGATATATGAAATCCCTTCTGTTGAAAATCTGACACGAATGCAGGTTTTTAAAGCACCTGAATTGAAAAGTGTTCCGGATGTATTTCAAAAAATTGCAAGAGATAAATTTAATCTTATCCTGCATCCTTTTTCGAAGGGTAGTGCAAGAGAGTGGGGTATTGAAAGATTTATTCAATTAACTGAATTATTGCCGGTAGAAAAGTTCAATATATTTATATCCGGCACAGCGGATGATCTTGCTAAAATCGAAGCACTGAATATAGCTTTCCGACCAAATGTTCATAATATTATGGGGCAAATGACTTTGAAAGAATTCATTTCATTTATTGACAAATGTAATGGATTTGTTGGAGCCAGTACAGGGCCGTTACATATTGCAGCTATGTCAGGAAAAAAATTACTTTGGGACTCTATGTACCACTGA